Below is a window of Halarcobacter anaerophilus DNA.
TATTGCTTGTAGTAACTCTTATAATAATCACGGGTTGCGTTACTTACGGTTCTTATGAAGCCAAAGGGTTTTTCGGCTTTTTGCAAAAAGATAAATTATATAAACATATACATGAGTTTTTTGCAAATTTCTTATATTTCCTTATCTTTTTACACCTTTGCGGTATTGCCGTAGATACTCTTTTTCACAGAAAAACAAAAACACTAAAATCAATTTTCAACGGTTTTAAACAAAGCAATAAAGAGGAAAATATAAAACTCAATATTTTTCAAAAATTTTATGCTTTGATTTTTTTACTTGGATTTATAGGCTTTTTTCTATATCTGTTAATAGATAAAACCAACCCTTTTCTTTATTGATTTATTTAGATTTTGTTAAAAAATAAAGACCCCCTAGGGTTAAAAAAAGTCCAATCCAACCTGTAGTGTTAGGGAAAACTGCACCTAAAAATAAGACTTCGGCAAATAGTGCAAAAAAGACTTCTCCTGCCTGTGCCGCATCTACAAGAATAATTTTGCTTGTACTATTTGCATGACTTCTTGCATAAAGAAAAATCGATGTAGCTATGACTCCTGAAAGAAGAGAAACAAAAGCAACATTTATATATTGTCCGCTGCTTGGCATTCCGGGGTTTGTAATAAAAAAAAGAATTATCCATAAAGGAAAACTTCCCAAAGTTAAAAGATAAACTTTTATAAAAGCATTTTTAAAAATCTTTGTATCTTGATTTTTTTCTTCTCTTTTTTTCTTCTGCTCCCAAACCATTTGATTTCCGATAGGATATGAAAAAGCAGCTACTAATACGGGGAAAAATCCTAAAAACAGAGCCTCTAAATTATTCGTGTCAATATGACTGAAATTTACTAAACTAACTCCTAAAAAAATTATAAAAGTGAAAAACCAAACTTTTTTTGCTAACTTTTTACCAAACATAGCTAAAACAAAAAGTGAAGCCAATATCGTCATCTGCCAAGTGGTTGCCACTACCCAGCCAGGAGAAAAGTCCGCTGCATAACATAAAAATGAGTAAAAAAAACCAAAACCTATAGTTCCTGCAATAGTCCAGAATTTAAAGTTTTGAAAATACTCTTTTAAAATATCTTTAAAATAATCAAAACCCCTAAAAAAAATAAAACCTAAACTTAAAAAAAGAACCGTGAAAAAAAATCTTAAAGAAGCAGTCCAATACCAATGCCCTCCATCAAGAGAAATTGCTCTGTTTACTACAAAAGTTGCCGAAAAAAAAGCGGCAGAAAGAAGTCCCATTACAAGCAGATAAGCAGGGGTACTTTGAAATTTATTTAGTCTATATTTTAATCTGTCCAAAATTAATACCTCTAAAAATAAAAGGCGATTATACAATAAAATCTGATTAAACAAAGATTTAATGATATTAAAATTTAACCAAAGTGATTTTTTAATTGTCAAGAAATTGTCAAAAAAGTTAACAAAACAAATTGAAGTTCTTTTTTTATAATTTCAATATAAAAAGAAGGAGAAGAGATGAAAATATTACTTATACCTGCATTGCTTGCAAGTTTATCTTTTGGCAGCGTAGTAGAAGAGTATCTTTTAAATTTAAAAAACGAGGTACAAAAAAGCGAGCCTGATTTTAAAGGTTTTGATATAAAAAGGGGTGAAGAGATTTTTACTTCCACTCACTTAGGTAAAAAAGGAAAAGAGATCTCATGCAGTTCATGCCACGGTATAGATTTAACAAAATCTCATGAAAACTTTTTTACGGCAAAAACTATTGAACCCCTTTCACCCAAAGCAAACCCAAAAAGGCTTACAAAAGTTAAAAAAATAGAGAAATGGCTGAAAAGAAATTTTAACGATGTTTATAAAAGAGAAGGTACACCAAAAGAGAAAGGTGATGTAATAACTTACATCATAAGTAAATAAGGAGATAAAAATGAGAATAGTGATTTTATTTGCAATCTTACTATCTGCTTTATTTGCAGATGAGCATAAATACAGCAATAAAAAACAAGGCGTGGCACCTGTTAATAATCAACTTTATATAAATGAGTGTGCAGCCTGTCACTTTGCATACCAACCGGGACTTTTACCTGGCAATTCTTGGGAAAAAATGATGGGAAACCTAGAAAATCATTTTGGAGTGGATGCTACACTATTAGATGAAGAGTTTAAGGCAATTTCAAAATATTTAAATGAAAACAGTGCAGAAAAAGCAATGGAGTATAAAAGAAGTAAAAAAATTGCAAGAAGTATGAGAAATGACGGAACTATTATAGCTGTAAGTAAGACCCCCTATTTTATAAAAAAGCATAGAGAGATTCTTTCAAAATATATAAATCAAAAAGAGGTAAAGGGTTTGTTTAACTGTACCGCCTGTCATACAACGGCACAAAAAGGAATCTACTCCCAAAGAGATATAATAATCCCAAACTACGGTAGATGGGATGATTAAGGAGTTAAAATGAAATCGTATATTTGGAGTCTGCCCACTAGAGTTTTTCACTGGCTTTTAGCCTCTTTTATTCTTTTGGCATTTTTAACTGATGAGGATAATCTTTTGACTTATCATGCAATAATCGGTTATTGCATTTTTATTATTTTGACTTTTAGAATTTTTTGGGGAATTTTAGGTCCTAAATACTCTAAATTCAGTGATTTTCCTTTTGGTTTGAAAAGAGTAAAAGAGTTTTTATCAAATATTTTGGGTTCAAAACAAGAGTATGTAGGACACAATCCTGCTGCTTCATATGTAATGATTGCTATGATTATAGTAAGTTTTTTAGTTGTTATAAGCGGTGTTTTAACTTTTGGAATACAAGAGGGTAAAGGTCTGTTATCTTTTTTAAATGATTCATATTTTAAAGATATGAAACTTTTTAAAGAGATTCATGAAGCCTTGTCGACACTGCTTATTGTACTGATTGTAATTCATCTAGGAGGTGTTTTAAGTGACAAATTATTGCACCCTAAACATGAAACTTTAAAATCAATTTTTACGGGTTATAAAAAGTTTGAAGAGAATAAAAGTATAAAGTTAAATATTTTTCAAAAAGCTTTTGCTTTGATTTTTTTAATACTCTTTTTAAGCTTTTTATTATTTAGTTTTACAAATCAAGGAAATTTACTTTTAGTTTCAAAGTATCAACCTGTTGATTATGAAAAGCAAAATGAGCTTTTCGTAAGTGAGTGTGCATCGTGCCACACTCTGTATCCCTCCGGATATTTTGCCTAAAAAGTCATGGAAAACTTTGATGTCCAATCTTGAAAATCATTTTGGAGATGATGCCTCTTTAAAAGAAAAAGAGACTCAAAATATTTTAGGTTTTCTTTTAAAAAACAGTGCCCAAAACAGTACAAAAGAGTATAGTGTAAAGGTTTTGAACTCTATTGGAAATAAAGATATAATAGCAATAACCCAAACCTCTTTTTGGAAAAAAGAGCATAAAAATATTCCAAAAGAACTCTTTGAGAACAGAAAAATAAAAAGTAAGGCAAATTGCAAAGCTTGTCATACGGATATAGAAAAAGGTTTGATTGAAGATGATAAAATTAAAGATATTAGCTCTTTTATGTAGTCTGTTTCTTTTAAATTCTTTATACGCAGAGGATTATAAATTTAACAATCATGAGTATAAAAAAAATCATATACATAAAAATCTGGATTATCTTAATCTAGATAAAAAGCAACTTGAAAAAATAAAAGATATATTAATCAAATATAGAAAAAAATATGATAAATATTCAAAGAAAAAAGCTTTAAAAGAGCAAAAACTAAAAGAGCTTATAAAACAAGAAAATTTTGATAAAGAGGAGTATGAAGAGATTTTGGAAGATATCTATGAAGATGCGGCAGAATTGGAAGCCAAAGTCATAAAAAGAATACACTCCGTTTTAACCGTTGAGCAAAGGAAAAAATTCTCTTATTATTTAAAGGAGTGGAGAGTTGAATAAAAATGTTTTACTAATCGAAGATGATTTACAAATGCAAAATTTTATTGCAGAGTATTTAAAAGATTACAACTTTGACTGTAAAGCTTTTTCAAACCCCAAAGAGGTAATAAAAGAGTTTAAAAAAAATTATCAAAATTACAATATTATAATTTTGGATTTGATGCTTCCAAACATGGACGGCTTTGATCTGTTTAAAAAGTTAAAACAGATCAAAGACATCCCCGTTATAATCTCTTCTGCAAGGGGAGATATAGGAAATAAAATACACGGTTTTGAACTTGGAGCAGATGATTATTTGGCAAAACCTTATGAACCTAGAGAGTTGGTTCTTAGAATAAACTCTATTCTAAGAAAAGCAAACCCTTTTAGGCTAAAAATCGGTGATTTTGAAATAGATAAACAAAACCATGAGATAAAACTTGAGGGTTACCCTATTGAATTTACCAAAATTGAGTTTGAGATATTTATGTTTTTAATTGAAAATCTTAATAAAGTCTCTTCAAGGGAGCAGATTCTTCATGCAACATCATTGGACGAAAATACGAAAAACAGAACCATAGATATGCATATTTCAAATATTAGATATAAAATAGGCGATGATTCCAAAGAACCAAAATATATAAAATCCGTTTGGGGAATCGGATACAAATTCGTAGGTTAAAATGAGTATTAGAAGAAAAGTTTCGATTCTTTTTGTTACAAGCCTTATATTAATGATTGTAATTGGTTTATGGATGGATAATATAAACTCCCAAAGAATCAAAGATTTAGTAAAAGACAAATATCTAAAAGTATCTAATGAGATTCTTCAAAATATCGATAATAAAGAGAATATAAAGGCTATAATAAAAAATCATGACTTAAAAGTGCTTTTAAAAAGACCAAAAAAAAGTGAAGCTATTTACTACAAACCTCACACTTTCGGTTCTATTACGATTTTACAGATACCTTTTGAAGATGAGTTTATTATTCATATAAAATATCTAAATGATGAGTATATACTTCAAAGTAAAGATGAAACGGATTTAAATGAAAAACTAACTCTTAATATCTTGGTTTTTTTGGATATTTTCGTCCTTGTTATAATATTTTTATATATTCTAAAACTTCTATCTCCGTTAAAAAAGATTACAAAAGATATGGAGGATTTTTCAAAAGGAAACTTTTCAAGCAGAGTAGATATCAAATCCAATGACGAAATAGGTTCTTTGTCCAAAACCTTTAACTCTATGGCGGATAATCTAGAAGAACTTATAAAAACAAGAGAAGAACTTTTAAGGGATATAGGTCATGAACTTAGAACTCCCATTGCAAAGGGTAAATTTGTAATAGAAAAATTTGAAGAGTCTTCAAATAAAGAGTTATTGAAAAAGATTTTTTTGGATTTGGAACGTTTGACAAATGAGTTAATCCAATTAGAAAAATTAAACTCCTCTAAACTCGACTACTCTACATTTAGTGCCGAAACTTTAATAGTAGAATCTTTAAGCAGACTCTATATGGATGATGAATCAAAAATTGATTTAAAAATTTTTCAAGATTTTAAAATTTATGCAGATTTGGAATATTTAAGTATGGCACTTAAAAACCTAATAGACAACGCTTTAAAATATACTTCAAGACTGCCTATAAAGATTGAAGTAAAAGAGAATGAAATTAAAGTAATAAACAAAGGCAAAAGACTCTCAAAAGAACTTGAATACTATTTAAAACCCTTTACCCAAGAGTTATCTCAAAGAGACGGCTTTGGTTTGGGCTTAAGTATAGTAAACAAAGTAGTATCAAAACACAAATTCAAACTTATATACTCTTATGAAAAGGGTTTAAATATATTTACTCTAATTACTCACTAATTTACTTTAAAAATTAAGAGGTATTTATATAGGAATAAAGTATAATCACAATAAAAATTAAGGCTTGAAAATGACTGTAACTCTTATGCAACATAGCTCCCTGGAAGTTTGTGCCCATGCAATTAGAACTTGTTGGCAATCTTACGATAAAAGTGACTGCGGAGGTCCAAAAGATTTGGAGTTGATTGATAGAGTCGGAAATAAATTCAAACATGCTTCAACACTCGAACATCTCTCATATACCTTTTTTATAGACGGAATCAGTAGAGCTTTACTTCAAGAATTAGCAAGACACAGAATGGCAAGTCTATCGGTAAAATCTACAAGATATACGCTAAAAGAGTTAAAAGACGAAGAAGCTTTTAACGTAGAAGATAAACAAAGAGCCGAAAAATATCTTGTAATGACAAGCAGTGATTTGGTAAATGAAATGTCTATTAAAGCTTTAGAAAATCTAAGAGAAGTTTTGCAAACAAAAATCGGAAACGATGTGGCAAAATATTGTCTTCCCGAAAGTTATAAAACCTCTCTTACTTGGACGATAAACGCAAGAAGTCTACAAAATTTTATTTCACTTAGAACATCAAAATCAGCTCTTTGGGAGATTAGAGATTTGGCAAATGCAATTTTTGAAGCATTACCGCAGGATCATAAATATCTTTTTGAATCTTGTGTTTATACCCAAGAAGACAATTTAGAAAACTAAAAAAATATGAGCGCATTAGAGATTGCTGATATTATAGGAATTATCTCCTTCGCAGTTAGCGGTTTTCTAATTGCAGTACATATGAAGCTTGATATTTTAGGTATCTTTATATCTGCTTTTTTAACTGCCTTTGGAGGGGGTTTAATAAGAGATATAATAGCAAACCAAAAACCTTTTATTTTTACGGATACCCTGCCTTTTACTTTAGTGATTATAACCGTTATATTGTCAATAATATTCAAGCTTCATAAAATAACCGATTTAGAAGGTAAAAAAGCTTTTGTTTTAACAGATACCATAGGTTTAGTCTCTTTTTCCATATCAGGAGCTATGATTGCCCATGACGTAGGTTTTAACGTAGTAGGAGTAGTGCTTTTAGCTCTGCTTACCGCTGTTGGAGGAGGTACCTTAAGAGATATAGTAATAAACAGAATTCCAGCAGTTTTAGTAAGTGATTTTTACGGTGCCGTAGCAATTATAATCGGACTTATAATTTATATTTTAGATTGCCTTGAATGGATAAATTATATAAACCTTCTAATAACTTTTGCTTTTGGAATAGCTCTAAGACTTCATGCTTATTATGAAAAATGGCATCTGCCTAAACTCTCATAGTTTAGGCTAAAGCTTCAAGAGTTAACTCGCTAAGTGTGGGATGGGCAAATATCATTTTAGATAAATCATCTAAAGTAAGTTTTGCATTTATTGCAACTAAAAACTGATGAATCAATTCCGTTGCCTCATTTCCTATTATTGCAGCTGCTAAAACAGCTTGAGTCTCTTCATCATATATGATTTTTATAAATCCGCTGTCATCACCTTTTATTTTTGCTTTTGCACTTGATTTAAAAAAGACTTTTTTTGTTTTAAATTTTATACCTTGTTCTTTTAAAGAGTTTTCACTCTCTCCTATAGAAGCTACTTGAGGAGAACAAAAGGTAACCGAAGGGAAAATTGCTTTTTGAGGTAAAGCTTCACGACTTAATATCTTATTTGCAACTCTTTTAGCCTCATAATATGCCACATGGGCAAGTGCGGGTGATTTTATAACATCTCCTATAGCATATACTTTTTTATTGCTAATTGATTGTAAATTTCTGTCAACTTCTATAAAACCCTTGTTACTTTTTATATTTGCTTTTTCAAGATTCAATTTAGAACTATTTGGAACTCTCCCAATTGAGATTAAAACTTTTTCAAACTCTAAAAGCTGCTCTTTTTTACCCAAGTCAAGAGTTACTTTAACACTCTTTTCCGAAATCTCATATTTAGTAATATTTGCTTTTAAATCAACTTTTATACCAGCTTTTTCAAACTCTCTTTTTACAGTTCGTCCTATATCATCATCTTCAATAGGAAGAAGTTTAGAGGTAAACTCGGCTATATGTGTTTTTGCTCCAAGAGAATTGAAAAATGTTGCAAACTCACACCCGATAGCTCCGCCTCCTACAATAAGTATTGATTTTGGAATTTTTTCCAATGAAAAGACCTCTTTTGAAGAGATAATTTTATCTTTATCTATTTTCATAAGAGGATGTTCTTTATGATTTGAACCGCTTGCAATTATAAATTCAGAAGCTTCTATAATCTCATCATTTACTTTGATTAGGTTTTCATCTACAAAAGATGCCGTGCCGTATTTTATCTCTACTTTGGCTTTTTTTAATTTTTTAAATATTCCCGTTTTTGTATCACAAATTAGTCTGCAAGTATTATTTTCAAGCTTTTTTATATCAAAAGCGTTAAAAGCAAAATCTACTCCGCACTCTTTAAAGTATGCGCCTTTTTTTACATATATTGCACTTTCCAAAAAGTTTTTTGCAGGAATACATCCCCAGTTTAAACAAGTTCCCCCTAAATGTTCCTCATCTTTTTCTATCAAACATACGGATTTTTTACCTTCACCTAAAAGTGAAGCTATCTCATATCCCGCTGGTCCTGCTCCAATTACAACTACATCATACATCTTACGCTCCTATTTTCCTACATATTCATGGGCTAAATATGAACTTCTTGTATATGGACTTGAATGTACATATTCAAAACCCAAATCTAAAGCTATTTGTTTATACTTTTCAAATTGTGAAGGTCTAACATACTCGACAACTTTTTGAAACTCATTTGAAGGTGCCAAATATTGACCGATACTTAGATAATCACACCCTACTTCTCTTAAATCTTTGAAAACTTTTATCATCTCTCTTTCAGTCTCTCCAAGACCTGCCATAATTGCACTTTTTGTTTTTGCATTATTAGAAGCCAAAGTTTTTAGTTTTTTTAAAACTTGTAAAGATCTTTTATAGTTTGCGGCTTTTCTTATTTTATAAAGACTTGGAACCATTTCCATATTATGCCCAAGTACTATGGCACCGCTGTTTGCCACAAGTTTTAAAGAGTCCAAACTTCCTTGAAAATCAGGAATCAGAAGTTCGACTTTTGTATTAGGCAGCTCTTTTAATATATTTTGAGTAACCTCATAAAACTGTTTTGCTCCTCCGTCTTTTAAATCATCTCTTGCCGGACTTGTTATTACCACATATTTTAAACCCAAAAGTCTAACCGATTTTGTTACTTGTTCTATCTCTTCTTTGTTTACTTCAAAAGGTTTTCCTGTAGCAACATTACAATAACTGCATCTTCTTGTACAGATATTTCCCAAAATTAGAAAAGTTGCATTCTTTTTAGAGAAACATTCACTGATATTAGGGCACTTTGCCTCTTGGCAGATTGTATGAATACCAACATTGTTTAAAAGTTGATCCATCTCTTTTTGAGCACCGAAGTGAAGCTTTTTTCTAAGCCATTGAGGTTTTCTTCCCTTATCGCTGTTTTTTATAGTCTCACGCATTGTCATCTCTAATCCTTTTAATTCTCATTTAATAAGAGCAACAAATATCAAGCTCTTTAATAGCTCTTGTATCATCAGGTCTGCAAACTCCGAGTGTTTTTGGATACTCTTTAAATGCAGCTGCATCTTTACGGGCAAGTTTAACAGCTTCAATCATTGTGTCACAAAATTTATCTATAGTCTGTTTATTTTCCGTCTCCGTGGGTTCTATCATAATTGCTTCTTTTACAATCAAAGGGAAATAGACTGTTGGAGAATGGAAACCGAAATCAAGAAGATATTTTGCTATATCCATAGCCGTGACTTTATACTCTTTTGCCAATGTTTTGGCAGAAAAAACACACTCATGCATACACAAAGTATCATAAGGCATATCAAAATAATCTTTTAGTCTCACTCTTATATAGTTTGCATTTAACACAGCTTTAGAGCTGGCATTTTTCATCCCGTTTCCCCCTAGAATTGTCATATAAACAATAGCTCGAAGTGAAATTGCATAATTTCCGAAAAACGGTGAGATTTTTCCTATTGTATTTGTTCCGCCGTTTGAGAACTCATATTTTCCCTTAACTTTTTTTACTCCAAGATCGGGTAAAAAAGGTTTTAATTTTTCATTTACTCCAACAGGTCCCGAACCTGGACCCCCTCCTCCGTGTGGTGTGGCAAAAGTTTTATGAAGATTTATATGCATAACATCAAAACCTATATCTCCTGGTCTTGCAACTCCCATAATTGCATTCATATTAGCCCCGTCATAATACATCATAGCACCGTTTTCATGTGCCAAAGTACAAATCTCTTTTATCTTTTTATTATAAATACCCAAAGTATTTGGAACCGTAAGCATAACAGCTGCTACTTCATCAGAGATTTTTTCTTTAAAACTTTCAAAATCCATAGCACCGTTTTCATCTGATTTAATAGTAATAACTTCATATCCTACCATTGCTGCCGTTGCAGGGTTAGTTCCATGTGAAGAGTCAGGAACAATTACATATTTTCTTTTGTCTCCTTTGCTTTCATGGTATTTATGAATCATCATAATTCCAAGCATTTCACCGTGGGCTCCTGCTTGGGGAGTTGTCGTAAAAGCACTCATTCCTGTAATTTTGCAAAGTTTCTGCTCCAGCATATCTATAACTTCAAGGGCTCCTTGTACCTCTTCACTCATCATATTTGTAACTAAATGGGGATGAATATTTGTAAACCCTTCCAAGTTAGCTACTTTTTCGGCTATTTTCGGATTATATTTCATGGTACAAGAACCAAGAGGATAGAAGTTTTTATCAATTGCAAAGTTTTTAGTAGACAAATTCGTAAAATGTCTAACCACATCAAACTCGCTAAGCTGTGGAAGTTCCGCTTTTTTTTCTCTTTTAAACTCTTTTTTGATTTCACTTTTAGGAACATCTAATTTAGGCAAAAGAATACCTTTTCTTCCTTCTTGGCTCTTTTCAAATATTGTTAATACTTTACTCATAATTGCTCTCCTAAAATTTGCTCTAAAGTTTCTACAAAAGAATCCATCTCTTCTTTTGTTCTTTTTTCCGTTACACTTACTAAAATTGCGTTTTCAAAAGTTTCAAAAAATTTACCCAGATTTATACCTGCATAAAAACCTTTCTTACTCATCTCTTCTAAAAGTTTAGTTGCACTAAGTGGTGTTTTAATAACAAACTCATTAAAGGTTTCACCTTTATTAAAAATCTCCACATCTTTTAAAGAAGCTAACTTCTTTTTTAGATATTCGCTTTTACTGTGACAAAGAGAGGCAAGCTCTTCAAAACCCTCTTTACCTAAAAGAGATAAAAAAATCGTACTTCTTAAAGCCAATAGATTTTGGTTTGAACAGATATTTGAAGTTGCTCTGTGTCTTCTAATATGCTGCTCTCTTGCTTGCATAGTTAATACAAAAATCTCTTTATCGTCTTTATCTAAAGTTTTACCGATAATTCTTCCGGGTAGATCCCTAATAAAGCTTTGTTTGGTAGCAAGAAGTCCAAAAGAGGGACCGCCGAAACTAAGATAGTTTCCCAAACACTGCCCCTCTGCCGTTACAATATCTACACCCATAGAAGACGGATCTTTTAAAACACCTAAAGATACTGCATAAACCGACATTACTGCTATTGCTTTGTTTTCATGCACCTTTTCTATTATCTTTTCATAAGAGTTTAGGGAACCTAAGAAATTTGGATTTTGAAATAAAAAACCGCCCACGCTTTCATCAATTTTTGATTCAATGGTTTCAAAATCACTACAGTCACCTCTTAAAGGTATAATCTCAACGTTGATATCTCTAAAACTTAAATAGGTTTGAACAACTTTGATATAAGTTGGATTCACACCGCCGTCAATTAAAATTTTGTTTTTTTTAGAGATTCTAACTGCCATTAATGCAGCTTCTGCCAAGGCTGTTGCACCATCGTACATAGAAGCATTTGAAAC
It encodes the following:
- a CDS encoding cytochrome b/b6 domain-containing protein, which translates into the protein MNKNYIWSLPTRVFHWSFVLLIVICYLTGDDKTILIHAISGYLLVVALLFRFGWGYVGPKYSKFKDFSLSFKKLKEFALNIFKRKTEDSLGHNPMASYVMVGILLVVTLIIITGCVTYGSYEAKGFFGFLQKDKLYKHIHEFFANFLYFLIFLHLCGIAVDTLFHRKTKTLKSIFNGFKQSNKEENIKLNIFQKFYALIFLLGFIGFFLYLLIDKTNPFLY
- a CDS encoding DMT family transporter, with the translated sequence MDRLKYRLNKFQSTPAYLLVMGLLSAAFFSATFVVNRAISLDGGHWYWTASLRFFFTVLFLSLGFIFFRGFDYFKDILKEYFQNFKFWTIAGTIGFGFFYSFLCYAADFSPGWVVATTWQMTILASLFVLAMFGKKLAKKVWFFTFIIFLGVSLVNFSHIDTNNLEALFLGFFPVLVAAFSYPIGNQMVWEQKKKREEKNQDTKIFKNAFIKVYLLTLGSFPLWIILFFITNPGMPSSGQYINVAFVSLLSGVIATSIFLYARSHANSTSKIILVDAAQAGEVFFALFAEVLFLGAVFPNTTGWIGLFLTLGGLYFLTKSK
- a CDS encoding DUF1924 domain-containing protein codes for the protein MKILLIPALLASLSFGSVVEEYLLNLKNEVQKSEPDFKGFDIKRGEEIFTSTHLGKKGKEISCSSCHGIDLTKSHENFFTAKTIEPLSPKANPKRLTKVKKIEKWLKRNFNDVYKREGTPKEKGDVITYIISK
- a CDS encoding diheme cytochrome c → MRIVILFAILLSALFADEHKYSNKKQGVAPVNNQLYINECAACHFAYQPGLLPGNSWEKMMGNLENHFGVDATLLDEEFKAISKYLNENSAEKAMEYKRSKKIARSMRNDGTIIAVSKTPYFIKKHREILSKYINQKEVKGLFNCTACHTTAQKGIYSQRDIIIPNYGRWDD
- a CDS encoding cytochrome b/b6 domain-containing protein, producing the protein MKSYIWSLPTRVFHWLLASFILLAFLTDEDNLLTYHAIIGYCIFIILTFRIFWGILGPKYSKFSDFPFGLKRVKEFLSNILGSKQEYVGHNPAASYVMIAMIIVSFLVVISGVLTFGIQEGKGLLSFLNDSYFKDMKLFKEIHEALSTLLIVLIVIHLGGVLSDKLLHPKHETLKSIFTGYKKFEENKSIKLNIFQKAFALIFLILFLSFLLFSFTNQGNLLLVSKYQPVDYEKQNELFVSECASCHTLYPSGYFA
- a CDS encoding diheme cytochrome c encodes the protein MSNLENHFGDDASLKEKETQNILGFLLKNSAQNSTKEYSVKVLNSIGNKDIIAITQTSFWKKEHKNIPKELFENRKIKSKANCKACHTDIEKGLIEDDKIKDISSFM
- a CDS encoding Spy/CpxP family protein refolding chaperone, producing the protein MIKLKILALLCSLFLLNSLYAEDYKFNNHEYKKNHIHKNLDYLNLDKKQLEKIKDILIKYRKKYDKYSKKKALKEQKLKELIKQENFDKEEYEEILEDIYEDAAELEAKVIKRIHSVLTVEQRKKFSYYLKEWRVE
- a CDS encoding response regulator transcription factor, producing MNKNVLLIEDDLQMQNFIAEYLKDYNFDCKAFSNPKEVIKEFKKNYQNYNIIILDLMLPNMDGFDLFKKLKQIKDIPVIISSARGDIGNKIHGFELGADDYLAKPYEPRELVLRINSILRKANPFRLKIGDFEIDKQNHEIKLEGYPIEFTKIEFEIFMFLIENLNKVSSREQILHATSLDENTKNRTIDMHISNIRYKIGDDSKEPKYIKSVWGIGYKFVG
- a CDS encoding ArsS family sensor histidine kinase, with amino-acid sequence MSIRRKVSILFVTSLILMIVIGLWMDNINSQRIKDLVKDKYLKVSNEILQNIDNKENIKAIIKNHDLKVLLKRPKKSEAIYYKPHTFGSITILQIPFEDEFIIHIKYLNDEYILQSKDETDLNEKLTLNILVFLDIFVLVIIFLYILKLLSPLKKITKDMEDFSKGNFSSRVDIKSNDEIGSLSKTFNSMADNLEELIKTREELLRDIGHELRTPIAKGKFVIEKFEESSNKELLKKIFLDLERLTNELIQLEKLNSSKLDYSTFSAETLIVESLSRLYMDDESKIDLKIFQDFKIYADLEYLSMALKNLIDNALKYTSRLPIKIEVKENEIKVINKGKRLSKELEYYLKPFTQELSQRDGFGLGLSIVNKVVSKHKFKLIYSYEKGLNIFTLITH
- the thyX gene encoding FAD-dependent thymidylate synthase; its protein translation is MTVTLMQHSSLEVCAHAIRTCWQSYDKSDCGGPKDLELIDRVGNKFKHASTLEHLSYTFFIDGISRALLQELARHRMASLSVKSTRYTLKELKDEEAFNVEDKQRAEKYLVMTSSDLVNEMSIKALENLREVLQTKIGNDVAKYCLPESYKTSLTWTINARSLQNFISLRTSKSALWEIRDLANAIFEALPQDHKYLFESCVYTQEDNLEN
- a CDS encoding trimeric intracellular cation channel family protein, translated to MSALEIADIIGIISFAVSGFLIAVHMKLDILGIFISAFLTAFGGGLIRDIIANQKPFIFTDTLPFTLVIITVILSIIFKLHKITDLEGKKAFVLTDTIGLVSFSISGAMIAHDVGFNVVGVVLLALLTAVGGGTLRDIVINRIPAVLVSDFYGAVAIIIGLIIYILDCLEWINYINLLITFAFGIALRLHAYYEKWHLPKLS
- the lpdA gene encoding dihydrolipoyl dehydrogenase, translating into MYDVVVIGAGPAGYEIASLLGEGKKSVCLIEKDEEHLGGTCLNWGCIPAKNFLESAIYVKKGAYFKECGVDFAFNAFDIKKLENNTCRLICDTKTGIFKKLKKAKVEIKYGTASFVDENLIKVNDEIIEASEFIIASGSNHKEHPLMKIDKDKIISSKEVFSLEKIPKSILIVGGGAIGCEFATFFNSLGAKTHIAEFTSKLLPIEDDDIGRTVKREFEKAGIKVDLKANITKYEISEKSVKVTLDLGKKEQLLEFEKVLISIGRVPNSSKLNLEKANIKSNKGFIEVDRNLQSISNKKVYAIGDVIKSPALAHVAYYEAKRVANKILSREALPQKAIFPSVTFCSPQVASIGESENSLKEQGIKFKTKKVFFKSSAKAKIKGDDSGFIKIIYDEETQAVLAAAIIGNEATELIHQFLVAINAKLTLDDLSKMIFAHPTLSELTLEALA
- the lipA gene encoding lipoyl synthase gives rise to the protein MTMRETIKNSDKGRKPQWLRKKLHFGAQKEMDQLLNNVGIHTICQEAKCPNISECFSKKNATFLILGNICTRRCSYCNVATGKPFEVNKEEIEQVTKSVRLLGLKYVVITSPARDDLKDGGAKQFYEVTQNILKELPNTKVELLIPDFQGSLDSLKLVANSGAIVLGHNMEMVPSLYKIRKAANYKRSLQVLKKLKTLASNNAKTKSAIMAGLGETEREMIKVFKDLREVGCDYLSIGQYLAPSNEFQKVVEYVRPSQFEKYKQIALDLGFEYVHSSPYTRSSYLAHEYVGK